The DNA region TTCGATAAATAAGTGTACACAAAGAAATTTTAAACAGGTAATCCACATAGCTGtaaatccttttatttatttttttaaaagttgcacAGCCAGCTAACATGAACAGGAAACTAATTTTATGAGAATAACTTGAGATGCCTGTGACCACGTGAAACTGAACAAGACTAAACAGTTTACACATAAGAAATTCACTCATGTTTACAGTTTACCTATTCTAAAATATATATAGGGTTGACTATAGCCCCAAGGATATTTAGTAATGAAGGTGGCACTGAAATTGTTCTCTTTGACTAGTCTGTACAACCATGTCAGCCAGCAGTTTTACGTTTTCAAATGATGCAAAGAGTCATGGAACCATTGAATGAAAGCacaactaaaaaaaaccccaaatgcaTTACAACTCCATGTTTGCATGTCTCAATATCAAGAACAAAGTCAACGGACAATCCATTAGGATTACTGAGCCCTCCATctgccataaaaataaaaataagcataGTACACTTCTAAGATGTCTTCTAAAAAACCTTACAGATGTCAATTTGAACCAATGCAAAATAACTAAACATGACACTATTTATAACTTCCTCTCTTTATGGAAACTGTTTCTTCTGCATCTTCCAGTAACAAAAAACTGTAAATAAGAATCCATCTTACCGCATCAATACTGTGATGTCTAGAATTTTTAATCTGAgaaacattttctctttaaagCAAGCTTAGCTTAACTTTACGTGGGCCAATTGGTCTATCATTTAGCTCATTAATAGCAGCCATTGCTTCCTCATAATTTGTCATAGCAACAATGGCATCACCTGAAGGTAATCCGTGTTCATTACACTGTATAGAAACAGATTCTGGAATGACACCATAGCcatagaaaaaatccaaaatttcatTAGGGGTGGCTCTGAATGGCAAGTTCTTTAATCTAATAGGAGTTACACGATCAGAACCACCACTGAAATTTGGATCGGACATAAATCTTCCCTCAGAAAAGCCTCCCATGTTATTGTTTCCATAATCCATCCTACCAAAAGGTTCACTATCACCACCAAAATCCATAAAAGGTGGAGGACCTCGAAAatcctcaggaggtcgtctaacATCAGGAGGATGCCTAAAGCTCCCAGGAGGACCAAATGAGTGCATAGGTAGTCCTTGTGGTTGTCCAGGTGGTGAACCAGCTGGACGGGAATGCTCACCTCTATCATATGCCTGCATTTTTCCACTTGGTGCTGATGGTGGAACATTTAAACCAAACTCCTGCATCTGTTCTTCAGATATAAGTCTTAGTAGTACCTCTGTTCCCAAGAACCTTCGACGATTTAAACTTTCTGCTTTCATTGCCTGCTCTTCAGATTTAAATTTTACCAATGCTTCTCCCAGCCCAACTCCTTTGTCATCATAAAGCAAGTAGACATCATCTTCATCAATAGCAAACCCTGCAAAGAACTTTTGTACTTCAACTTTTGTCACATCAAATGGAAAGTTTCTTATATATATGCACATCTTTGGGCCAGAATGCCCCTCCCGATAACTTTTTTCCGATACAGCCTGTCCAGGCCGATCTCTTTCTTGTGAGCTCTTCCTCTCATATGACTCAATTAGTTTCAACATAGATTTTCTAGAAATAGGAAAAATGTAAACAGGACGATTGAAAAGAGGCATCCTGTGATGTTCCAGAGCAATATCAAAATCTTTCTGATTCTTCAACATCAAAAACGCATTTCTTGTCCTCCTTTGATGCTTGTCCAGTAAAAACTTGATTTGGTTGTTAGACACATCCAGCTTTCCAAAGAAAGTTCTCAGATCTTTCTTCTCAAGATAGGTATGTAGATTTCTTAAGTGTAAGTAAAATTCCTGGCCACGAGGTGAACGAGAGCGCGTTCTTTGTCTCCTTGGAGGAGATCTTGAATGAGAATGTTTTCTTGAATGAGTATAGTTTGAACCTCTTGTTGGAGAACGCTCTTTGCTTAAGTAACGAGCAATCTCATTCTTCATGTCTATCCTGCCACCATGTTCAATCCACTGTTCTTCAGTAGCTAGACTTATTTCTATAAATCTTGGACCCATGTATTGTCTATGACGTTTAAGTCCTTCTAAGGCACCATGAGGTGTAGCAAATTTTACCAAACCATCACCATTATTTAGGCCATTGCGACGTTTTATAAAGATCACTTCCTCTACTCGTAATCCAGAAAAGAAAGCACGTACTTCATCTTCTGTTGCAGAGTACGGTATGCCATGTAGAAATAAATAAACATCATCTGAACTCAGTGACTCCTTTCTTGACTGGTTATAGTTTGATTTAGGTATACCTGGATCACCATGTCTTGTGCCATTGGTATGAAAGCCAGACTCTGGGTGATTTGATGGAACATAACCAGATTTATTTATTCCTTTTGTAATAGCTGCAACTAAGTTTGAAAGGTTCCCAACACCTGATGCACCAGAATTACTACCACCTGTTCGTCTAGACCCAGACATTGGTTCTCTTCCCCCACGATCAAATCTTTTCCGGCTCATTTCTATTGTATTTTGCATTTCAGTCTTGCTGCTGAGAAAGAGCTCTATAGGGGAGTCTTTGATAAGCTCTCCTGAACAGCTCATGGCACGTCGTGCATCTTCATCTGTTGCAAATATTATAAAAGCCTCCCCAGTTTCTCCTCCAATAATATGCACTCCTCCATCAGGAATATTCAATCCCGAGAAGAAACGGCGAATATCTGCAGGACCCGCAACAACAGGAAGCCCCTGTAAACGGATGACTACAGCCATTCTGAGCTCAACCCACAGCAAAAATCACCTGCAGACAAAAAGGTACACATGATAGCAAGTCTTTAGTACTCATCCATTACAGTATCTTAATATATAAGCTAGAGCCTTTTTAAGGAAGGTCCCTGGCTCAATCAGTCAAGATTTATGAAATCAAAAACTCTCAAATTCAAATCAGTGACCCTATTTTAATCTTAAAGTTGATTAAGTAGTCAGAATAATTAGCTACTCCACCTGGATGTATGCACATAACTGTCAATATTCCCTATCTTAAGGGCAACAAAATCCACGTAAGTCACTCTTCTCACCATCCAAGATAAGTAAGGAATGCCTCAAGTCCTTCTTGGCATGATTGCTACCTGCCAGAAATCTCTACCTGATACTAAGGACCAAAATCTTCTGTTTTAGTGTTAACAGGACACTTTCCATCATAGCACTGTGAAGTCATTACAGACAAAAAGGATAACTACTTCACTGAGAAGTAAAGTAATTCATCAACAATGATGAATTTAGACTTTCAGACAAGTTGGTCTACCAACTGACCAGTTCTGCTCACCAACGGGTATGTTTATTCAGCGTTCAACGTTGCCTCTTTCAGGTGGTCAGGATGCTAACTGCAGCAGCCACATGCACTCAGGAGAGTACGTCCTAATTCCCAGTCATAAGTATGTGAGAAAAGGCCATGAGTGATCTTTGACAATATTCAGTGATAAGCATTAAGCCTTAGGCAGCTTACCTGTTTTTGCTTGGAAGACCTGATAAATTCTGTAAAATCAACTTAACTgtggaaagaaaatgaaacataATTAATGGCTGATATTTGAATTTTGGTTTACATATTGTGCCACGTTACTGTGGCATGTCCATATCAATGGATAACATTAACTGCCAAGCACTGAATTGAAACCACAATTTTGAGTAATATGGAGAATTCCTTCCTTGTTCCAAGAGAAATATAAGTGAGACATACTGTATTTCGGCACACTGCTATGCATTGCATCTCTGTCTGTGAATCCGTTTTAGATGTAGTAAAGGAAATTCAAATGTTAAGAGTGACGTCTGCAAATGATGTAAACATGCTGAGATTAACTGGTCATCAATTGTGCCACACTGAACTGTTGAAATTCAACCGAACTGCCAATAAGGTAGAGGGAAAACCCTCTGTTACTTCAGTCCTTGAAAGGTGTATAAATCCAGCTCAAGATTACATGTCCAATTCTTCCGAAATCCACCTGCTTTTGAAGTGCACGACAAAACATGCTAATCACCACCAGTCCAATATTGCACTGAAGATAGACAATCACATGAAAGAGCCAAAAATCCCAAACAGATTTCAATGAGTACATGAATTTACAAACAAATCTCATTTGCACGGTTTTCCACCCGCAAGTGCTTGCTGCATTCCAAACACGCAACCAAGAACCACTGAATGTACTCTGACAAACTACAGGATTATATACAGCTATATTACAGAAACAAGGCAAACCCATGCACTGAATTACTACcaaattattattctttttttaacaagcTGCTACTGACAATTAAGAATGCTACCACATTATACAGAAAGCCATACTGGCTACCCTACATTTTTCAGATTTCTGATCCACTTACATCTACTAATCACAAAAGCTGATCACACTTCACCTGTATTAGCACCAAAAAAGCCCAAATTTTGGTATCTGAAAAACCTTAATTTACTTCTAAACTGTCAGAATACTTCCTTTCTATAGACAAGTCTGTAAGCTAAAAAAGACTGAATGTTTGATAATTGCACTTGTAGATAAACAGCTCCTCACATCTGTATATGCTATCTTCTCAATAGATGAAACAGCAATGCCAAAGTGCAAGGAAAGAATTCAATGGGAGAGAGAATTCTCTGAAAGGGCCTTCGTTTCTTGAAAAGTCAAATCCATTTGCCCACTAATTCATGTAGCATTCTGATGTAGTCTTTCAgcagttttctagacctttctgTGTTCCTATGACCAAAAATCATTTGCCAATATTTTGTCGTCAACCCTGAACCAGGTACATTCAGTACTCCTGTGATGACAACTGTCAAGTTTCTCCATGGACACAATAAACAACTTCTCGTGCCTGAACCAGAcaagttaatttcagatcgccacataaaataaaatcaatgttaAGCTGTTCCACAGATAGAAATGCAAGTTAAACTAATAAATTTTTGCTAGCTGTTCATCCAAACAATCAAGAGATGGTAACAAATGTAGACAAGTCATTAGATGGCTTAAATGAATAACCCAAGGAGATgaaatgtagtttaaaaaaagttggttttttttaaacacgttAAGTCCAAATCAGCAGTAGAATAAGGCCTTCACAGAACAAATGTTTAGATAAATGGATAAGACTTTTGGGAAAGCATCACGTACTCACCAATTCAAAGCACAAAGGCTTCATTAAATAATGTTTTCAACAACACATCAATAAGAAGTACACAAGACTAGGACTAtactttcagttcatcacctagcAAAACCTTATACCATACTCACTTTCACTACCAAATAGAATCAAACATTTCATAAAACTAGGTCTCCATAACACTGATGCTTAGTTATCACTGTATAATTTCCCATACCCAGATCCCATGCAATCAAATTCATGGTCTGGGAAGGCCAACTGAAGAAAATCCAGCATAAGCCACAGGATGGCATTAACTGAAACTAAATAAACTAAAGTGGGTGAACAGTGTTTATGAATTTTATTAGAACAAAACTGGTAAGTCGGTAAGCAATTCCCTATATCAGCTGCTGGCAAAAAATGGATTTAACAGTCAAACCAAGAAGTTTATCAACTAGGAGATTTAGTTTCGCTGGAGCAACATCTGAGTGAAGTCTGCAGACAGGCCCGTTGCACGGGCGGCTTCGGCGAGGCGCTGCTATTTAGGAGAAGCCAGCAAGTGTCGAGCCTGAGACAGCGAGCGATCCCACAAACTGAAGACCTCAGTCCCCACACTCCGCAAGCCGATTAGGGCCACTGCCGACGCATCACAAGCCTAGAAAGCACAGCACCTTCCGCCTCCACGCGGGGAACGACCCGGGCGCCTCCAGCACCAGCTCGCACGTTCGCCGGTATCCTCCATCCAGAGGCCAACGGGGCCCGGGAGGGGTCGCTCCGCCCATGCCAGGTGCGCCCCAGTGCCGCCAGAGGCCGTCTGTGATCCGATCCTGCGGAGAACAAGCCCGGCCTCCCCGCGGCACCGGGGCGGGAGGGGACAGGACGGGGCACGGGGGCGGATATCCAGGCTCACGGTTGAGGCGGACCATCCGGAGCGGTCGATAGGACTCCATATGCGACAGCATCACAGAGACCAGGCCAGGACTCCAGCGGAGCCCGCCTAGGCAGCTGGAGAAACCGGCAGCGCGTCTCCGCCCCGTGGCCATCGCGCAGCGCAGACCCTCCGCCCGGGGATAGGCGGGCAAGCGCACCGCccgggggaagaggaactccccCAGCCCGCTTCCCTCGCCCCACCCACGTACACACCGCTGCCCGCCACACGAGGGAGAGGCTCCCCGCAGAGCGCCTCGCTCCGTGTCCCCGCGGCTCCGGAGAAGCAGCAACAAGATGGCGTCCTCTCTCGCTTTCCCCTTTCCCAACTGACCGGGCCCACACGCATGCGCGCACCGTACGCTACAGTTCAGCCTACACTACACATGCGCGACCCTGCAGCCTCTTCCCGCCCGAGTGATTTACGCCAGGCTTAGCTTTACGCATGTGCAAACTCGACTTCCTATGGCAGAGTGTCACCGCAACCTCTTCTTGTAACCGGAACCAGTGTACATGTCTGCCTGACCTTCCCGCTGTCATCATCTTGTCTTACTGCGCATGTGCTAGTTCATGGGCGGCCGCGCATCGGAGCTCAGTACGCATGCGTCTATCCTTGCCGTGGCTGCCATTCCTTTCCTTGTCCACGCGTGTTTGACTCACAGCTGCGTTTGCCATCGTCTGTGTGGGCAGCGTGCATGTGCTAGGGGGAAGCTCCCGCCTCATGGTGGGCAAAGGACCTGTCTGATTCAGGTTGGGGGATCCCTGACCTTCAGTCTCATGGTCTATATTGGCATCTTCTTagtacagtgattctcaaacttttgtactggtgacccctttcacatagcaagcctctgagtgtgaccacccacttataaattaaaaacacttttaaatatatttaataccatataaatgctggatgcgaagcagggtttgtggtggagggtgacagcttgtgacccaccatgtaataaccttgcaaccccgaGGGgtcctccagtttgagaaatccTTCCTTAGCACTATCAGTTGTTCTGATCTCTGCCTCTTGTTTCCAGGGTAGTGTCCGACCCATCCTGTCATGGTGCTGGCTGGAATAGCATTGACATTGGGTTGGCAGGCTGAGTGTTTGTTTTCTGGTTGGACGAGAGATAGGATACTGGTGATGGTGTCAAGGTAAATGAATGGGTTATGAGGTCACTATTGTCAGTGACAGATGCCTTGGCTAAGTCTACACTGGCAGATTTTTTTCACCAAGAGTTCGGTCAGTGAAACTCGTTGTGTGTTCATATTGTCTTCCACAGTCAGCagagcatgttcacacttgtggcacttgcattGGCAATGAGAGCATTGCACAGTGCAGCTCTCCCCCTTCTGCTGCTCAGACTTGTGGAAAGGTGGAGGGTATCATGGCACATCATGAGTCTGGGCTCAGTGCCCCATGATGCATGGCTTTCCATCCCAGCATTCCATGTGCTTCTGTCTTCAGTTCGCGGCATTTTTCAACGTCTGTTGTTTTCTGCTTGCCCCGCCACATCTATCTGCAGGAATCGATCCTGCACTCATCTCCACTGCTCTGCAAGCTAACACTAGCACATCGTGAatagcagtggagttattcttgaAGTTACGAAAGCAATGGCAGTCACAGTTGCCTGAAGCGGTGTCTGACATGGAAAGCAGCAACATTAGGTTACTtctggcattcacagaacagctgaaCACAGTGGAACgttgcttttgggctcgggaaactgGCACTGAGTAGTAGGATCGCATTGTTATACAGGTCTGGGAACTTTCGGATGTAAAAAGCCACCTACCTGGAACTGTGTGCAGCGCTCGCCCCAGACCTGCGGTGCAAGAATACCCAAATGAGAACTGCACACTCGGTGGAAAAGCATGGAGCGATTgcagtgtggaagctggcaactccagactgctatcaGTCAatcgtgaaccagtttggagtgggaaagttaaCACTGAGGCTGTGTTAACAAAagtgtgcaaggccattaatcacatcctactgcaaagactgtgactcttggcaacgTGCATGAaatgtggatggctttgcagaaatgggtttccctaactgcagggATGTGATAGATAgaacacatattccaattctggcaccggGCCACCTTGCAACAGAGTACATTAATGGGAAGGGGTACTGCTCCAAGGTTTTGCACACACTTGTAGATCACCATAGGTGTTTTACTGACATCACTGCAGGGTAGTCTGGAAAGGTGGATCATGCATGTATATTTAGGAAcagtggcctgtacagaaagctgcaagcagggactttctttccagaccatcAGATCACCATAcagggaagtcaaaatgcccatcgtgatcctgggagacccagcgtctaagttccctctaagctgcctGGCCACACGGCCGTGCAGCTGTCTATTAAGCCCCGCACAGGGGCTCAGAACTGCAGTGGGGAGCATGGACCTGCCACagtggggagaggtgcccctccctgCCAACCCCAGCATGTACCTGCCCTAGACTTGCTGTGGCCGGGGGGAAGgagcctctcccccagcctggcccagggccACCAGAGCTTCTGGGGAGAGGAGCCTCTCCCTCGGCCCAGCCCACACCTGCCGGAGCTGCCGTGCCTGAGGAGCAGCGCCTCTCCCCCAaccctgagctgctgcagtgagagagggctggggggagtcctctctctccaccacagCCTCAGggtagcctgcaccccaaacccattaTCCCTGGCCCCAACCTAGAGCCCACAGTTCTCCGCATCCCAACCatctgcccctcatccccagccccatgaccagagcccacacctccagccagagccttcacacccttgcacctcaaccctctgccacagccctgaccccctcccacactccgaacctctTGGACCCACcctcaccacatgaattttgttatgtacaccaatatgaaggtgatgcaTCATACATCacttccatattggtgcacataacgaAAATTATTCCGCACACAgacataaaaaattagagggaaaacTGCCTGGCGtacccgttaatgccatggctcatgaagctgtacacaggaaACCTAGATAgaagtaaggagcagttcaacaacatgCTCAGTAGGTGCAGAATGACCACTGAATGTGCGTTTGGCCGGTTAACGGCACGTTGGTGATGCCTATATGGTAGGTTAGACCTTCACGGTTATAGCCACATGTTGCAtgctgcataatatttgtgaagggaagggcaaAAGGTTTACTCGGGTGGATTGCCGAGGCAGAATGCTTTgcagctgattttgagcagccacaTAGCCTAGGGCCATACTGCGTAGCTATgcaggtgtaagcagagtcaggataagctctacactgacatctggtggaaagaagttcagagagtgtatttgcataggtacgcccaccctatcccagactcccaagctgtgggattgcttggtgacaaattgctcaccctcagttgggtggtactggctagacatgggacatgggttccaaaacccagagaattgagagaggctggggataggtatctgtgcctggtggtgcaggcaccttgtggagccagaagcaccagttgcaccccctcctctctccactgtggaatgtcagagttgattttttttttattattctctcaagaatctaaaaacaggttactgagctgaactcactttgggctaatggtgcactagcactggggctcccccactaagagctgagatcactaagagttgaaatcacaaagaagctgaaatgactgagctgagagctctgagcattgtgctaattagtgggggagcctgaagacatgctgtggaacagagcagctggtggagtggagcagttgcggggatggctggagcggatcacgggacagctggtggcagcagagtggagtagctgtgggatgggtggagcggcccacagagtgagcagagctgagcagttttgcagagcagctcatggagcagagcagctggtggagcggagcagttcctgaggatggctggaggagcagagtggagcagctggtaaa from Gopherus evgoodei ecotype Sinaloan lineage chromosome 2, rGopEvg1_v1.p, whole genome shotgun sequence includes:
- the RBM12B gene encoding RNA-binding protein 12B; amino-acid sequence: MAVVIRLQGLPVVAGPADIRRFFSGLNIPDGGVHIIGGETGEAFIIFATDEDARRAMSCSGELIKDSPIELFLSSKTEMQNTIEMSRKRFDRGGREPMSGSRRTGGSNSGASGVGNLSNLVAAITKGINKSGYVPSNHPESGFHTNGTRHGDPGIPKSNYNQSRKESLSSDDVYLFLHGIPYSATEDEVRAFFSGLRVEEVIFIKRRNGLNNGDGLVKFATPHGALEGLKRHRQYMGPRFIEISLATEEQWIEHGGRIDMKNEIARYLSKERSPTRGSNYTHSRKHSHSRSPPRRQRTRSRSPRGQEFYLHLRNLHTYLEKKDLRTFFGKLDVSNNQIKFLLDKHQRRTRNAFLMLKNQKDFDIALEHHRMPLFNRPVYIFPISRKSMLKLIESYERKSSQERDRPGQAVSEKSYREGHSGPKMCIYIRNFPFDVTKVEVQKFFAGFAIDEDDVYLLYDDKGVGLGEALVKFKSEEQAMKAESLNRRRFLGTEVLLRLISEEQMQEFGLNVPPSAPSGKMQAYDRGEHSRPAGSPPGQPQGLPMHSFGPPGSFRHPPDVRRPPEDFRGPPPFMDFGGDSEPFGRMDYGNNNMGGFSEGRFMSDPNFSGGSDRVTPIRLKNLPFRATPNEILDFFYGYGVIPESVSIQCNEHGLPSGDAIVAMTNYEEAMAAINELNDRPIGPRKVKLSLL